One Nostoc sp. UHCC 0302 DNA window includes the following coding sequences:
- a CDS encoding ATP-binding protein has protein sequence MEIIDCEKEIKELKKANRILQKQLQRSEADREKLEETNQKKEYLLRAVIDELKESQSKLEQRSDELEKTLINLELMQDKMSALGSVVADVAHEIHNPIGFIACNLTPAQEYIHELLSLVDLYQQSYPEASQKIQEKIKVIDLEYIHDDLPKLISSMKEGTDRISNISSSLRIFSRGDTEKKVLFNVHEGINSTLVILKHRLKANKTRPAIQMIKDYGEFPLIECFSGQLNQVFMNLLANAIDALEESNVERSYIEIQANPNQLLIQTKLSEDKNYILIRIKDNGGGMSADVKAKIFDHLFTTKSVGQGTGLGLSIARQIIVNKHGGTLEVNSVLGQGSEFIIKLPI, from the coding sequence ATGGAAATTATAGATTGTGAAAAAGAAATTAAAGAACTCAAAAAAGCTAATAGAATTCTCCAAAAGCAATTGCAACGTTCGGAGGCAGATAGAGAAAAGTTAGAAGAGACAAATCAAAAAAAAGAATACTTACTCAGAGCAGTAATTGATGAGCTAAAAGAATCACAGAGTAAGCTAGAGCAAAGAAGTGATGAACTAGAAAAGACGTTGATTAATCTAGAACTAATGCAGGATAAAATGTCTGCTTTAGGAAGTGTTGTTGCAGATGTTGCTCATGAAATTCATAATCCAATTGGTTTTATAGCGTGTAATCTGACTCCAGCTCAAGAGTATATTCATGAATTGTTGTCTCTGGTTGACCTTTATCAACAGAGTTACCCCGAAGCGTCACAAAAAATTCAAGAAAAAATCAAAGTGATTGATTTGGAGTATATACATGATGATCTACCCAAACTCATTTCCTCAATGAAAGAAGGCACAGACCGTATTTCTAATATCAGCAGCAGCTTGCGAATTTTCTCTAGAGGAGATACAGAAAAAAAAGTTTTATTTAACGTTCATGAAGGTATTAACAGTACTCTCGTCATTCTTAAGCATCGTTTGAAAGCAAATAAAACTCGTCCAGCTATTCAGATGATTAAAGATTATGGAGAATTTCCTTTAATAGAATGCTTTAGTGGACAATTAAATCAAGTATTTATGAATTTATTAGCTAATGCAATTGATGCTTTAGAGGAGTCTAATGTAGAACGTAGCTATATTGAAATTCAGGCTAATCCTAATCAGCTTTTAATTCAAACCAAGCTCAGTGAAGATAAAAATTATATCTTAATTCGGATTAAAGATAACGGAGGGGGAATGTCCGCAGACGTTAAAGCAAAAATATTTGACCATTTATTCACCACTAAATCTGTAGGACAAGGTACAGGATTGGGATTATCTATTGCTCGTCAAATTATTGTCAATAAACATGGAGGAACTCTGGAGGTAAATTCAGTACTAGGACAAGGTTCTGAGTTTATTATCAAACTTCCAATTTAA